TTTTTTTGTGTATAGTTTTCGGGCATTATATTTTACATATGATTCGTAATGAAATGCTCCTCATATTTCCATCGCCTTGAGTTGTCTCAAAAAAGCTCATTTCAAAAGAGGTATATGGTTAAGATCATGATTTAAAATTTACTTTATATTTTTAAATTAAACTATTATAGAATATACAGTTAAAAGGTTTCTGGTAAATCCAGATTTTCATTTATAATTAAAATGTTTAAAGTGTTTTTTCTAGGGCATTCCGGTTGCCAAGTGAATGGTATTCTGTTTGCTTAAGAATAATATTAAGAAATTAAGAAATAATAAGTACTGTTTTTGATAAAAACAGTTGACTTGCTATTGTATTTTTGTTATAAGGACTTTACTTAGTTATGAAATGTTCTGTTGTCTTATGAGCATGTTTATACTATATACCTATCTTCTTGGCGATATCATTTAGAAGTTTTTGTGTGTTTAATGTTGATGTATAACAAGGGAATGTTAATTTTTATTTCAATTGGATGGAGGGAATTTGAAATGCTGGGAAAATCTTATGTTTTTCGTTTAGTGATAATGTGTGCTGTTGGTATGCTTCCAATTTTAGGTTATGCCGGAAATACATTTGCGGCTAGCGTTGGTGTTATTAGGGGTGAGGTAACTGGGCAGAGGACTAATGCGTCAATGGGTAATGTAGATGTACAGGTTACGGATCTCAATGGCAAGCTGGTGAAAAGCGTCAGAAGCCAGAAGGATGGAACATTTGCAGTTTCTCAGTTGCCTGTAGGTGAGTACAGGGTTATAGCTGGTAATGCTCCGGCGAAAAAAGTACAGGTTGCAATGGCTCCTCCTGTTACACAAGTTGACTTTCAGGTGCCTGAAAAGGGTTATACAGCTTTTGGGGGTATGGGTGCCGGATTGGTTGCAGTTGTGGGTTTGTCTGTTGCGGCAGCCGTTGCTGGAATCGTCATAGCTGTTAATGCTCAAGATGATGCGGATGATAATTCGGATGATTTGGATGATTTGCGTCAGCAACTTGCTTCACCATGATACACAATATAATATAGTGTGGCTTTTTTTGCGGTACGCTTACTAGAGTAAAAGTTTTTTAGATTAGATGTTTTTGGTGGTTAGTATCTGTTTTATGAGATTAAATATATTAGTTGGGTAATATAATAATAGCCCACCTGTTAGTACTAATTAGACAGGTGGGCTTTATTTCTATAAACAGATTCTGTTTCTGTAATATTTTAACATATTTTATGGTGCTTATAGTTTGGGTTGATCGGTGTTCTTTCCTGTGAAAGGACGCTGGATTAATAAATTAACAGTTAAGGTAAGGATGTATGCTAAAATTCCTCCGTTTGATGATTGTTGTCGTGGTGTTTTGTGGTGTTATCTGCCCTGTTTTTTCTAGTGTTTTTGCTGGGAAATATAAGCGAGATGATTTTTCGTTTGAAGTGCCTGATGAATGGGTAGAGATGGGTGCTATGAATATAAAAGGGGTAATAGCAGCTTTTACAAAAGAGATAGATGCGGAGGTAACACCTATTATATTGGTTGCTGTTAGTGACAGGCCTGTCGGTCGTACAATAAAAGAGGTAGTTGAGAATGCGGTAAATATAGTTACATCTACAATTCCTGATGCAAAATTCCTTTTTGAGCGGGATGTGTATACAGAAAATGTAAAATGGCGTGAGATAATATATCAATATTCAGATGCAGGGTATTCATTCCAGGCTGTTCAATATCACACTATAAATAACAAAAAACATTATGCTTTTACTGGACAGAGTCTTCAGTCAGATTTTAGAGAGTATCTTTCTGATTTTAGGAATACTTTCAATTCGTGGAAGTTTAAAGCAGATTGAAGATAGCTTCAAAAGACATACAAAGAACACTCAATTATCATTAACAAGCACCGTTATATAAACCTCAGATAGTAAAGGATGATAAATGTCTCATAAAAATTTACCATTATCGTATATTCTCATTGTACTTTTCATGATTGTACCGTTATACGGTTGTAAAGACGGTATCAAGGCATTTGTTAAGAATAGAACAGGTAGTAGTGGTATTTACGATGAAGCGGACTCTTCAGATGAGGATGACTTCTTTAGCGATACAGGTGGTAGTAATAATGAAGATGGGGCTGGTTATAGAAATAACACAAGTAGTGTTAATCGTGATTCTGTTTCTAAAACATCGTATAACACAAAAGGGTTTGGCAGGAGAAGGCGTTCTGTCATAGAAAGCGAGAAAAGTACTGCGGTAACACATTCTCAAAACATTTCTTTAACCAACGATACTGAGAATAGAAATCGTAATTTGAAAAAGGATAACAATGGGCCTCAATTAGCAAATAAAACAAAATCTGTTATTATAAATAAACACCCTGATTCAACAGCGAGATCAAATCCTTTGAATGCAAGTGGTAGGTCGAATAACGGTTCTGCCAGTGTCGAGAATAAGATTAAGGGCCTTGTTACGCAGATAGCAATGGCAGTACCTGCGACAGAAAAATTGAAAATATCAATAGTTGAATTTTCCAATTTTCATGGCGAGACTACAGATTTTACCACTTATTTATATGAGGAGTTGGTTACTTTATTTTCATCAAATCCTAAATTTGAAGTGGTAGGCAGCACAAGTAAAATTGGCAAGAAAAGTGCAAAGATCGATGCAATAGTGACAGGCTCAGTTATGGGTCTTGAAGATAACGTTAAGGTAAACGCGCGTCTCATGTTAAAAAGAACAGGTATGATTGTTACTGCGGTTTCAACATCGTTGCCAAAAGATAAGGCAATAGAGAGGTTGATGGAAAAGAAACATAAAGCCATTAGTGTCAAATCTGAAGGGGATGATTTGTATTCCAAAATTGATGACCTGGCTGGGCAGATAGTTAATTGTCTGCAACAAGGTAGAAAATATAAATTAGTCTTGCTTGAATTTACCGATATGAATGGAAAGACCAGTACATTTAGTAAATTCTTATTTCAGGAGTTAGTAACAAGGCTTTTTCTTGCTAACAATAAAAAGATTGAAATAGTAGACAATAATATTATCAATGAATTTATAAAGGAGCATCATATCTCCTTACAGGAGTTGCCTTATCCTGAGTCTTCTAAAAAACTTGCTGAATCTCTTGGGGTAAATTGCATAGTTAAAGGGGTTATTACAGATTTGGGTAACAGCATAAAATTAAATACCCGTGTAATAACCGCAGAGACTGGTTCTATGTTTGGTGTTGCGGCGGTTGATATTGAGAAGGATGAGAAATTGGCAAAATTGTTGAGTGAAAAACATAAAGTTGCAAGTTTTGATACTGGAAAAATTGAAACAAAAATTGATGTAGATATAAAAGAAGAACATGCATCGCTCGGGGCTGCTGATTATGGTACCGTTTTCTTCGAAGAAGACTTTACAAACTATGATGATGGACAGCCTCTTCAGGTGTGGGGTGAAGGCCTGGTTGTCAGAAAAGATGAAAGTGATAAATATTTTCTAACCTCGGATGTTGATGATTTTTCAGTTGCCAGTCGTGATATACAATTTCCTGATGAGTTTTCATTTGAATTTGAGGTGAAAGGGAGCACTAAATATTGGAGCTCAATAAGGTTTAAAGATTCTGATGGTAGTGTGTTTTCCGTGTCATTTCGTCTTTTTCAGGATGTTCTGAGTATAACCTTTCCAGGTCCAAAACAGGTTAAAACGGAGATTGATGTGAATAACTATTGTAAGATCAAGATTGTAAGAAAAAATAAATTATATGAACTGCATACGAATGATTCACTACTAATAGTAGGTTCATATTCAAAATATAAGACATTTAACTCTTTCGAAATTCACAGTGCATTCAATAGATTTCAGTTTGCCGGTTTTGTAGCTAATAATTTGGTAGAAAACTAATATCACAAACATGAAAATCAGGTCCATCGGTTTTCCAACACTCCGTCAGTACGGTTTGCTTTCTTGTTGCAGGTTTATGACTTACAAAACTTATAGACAGGTTAGCGGCCATTTAAAATCTTTTTCTTTGATTAAAACAATCCGAAATTCTTTTCTAGTATTAATTACAATTGTCAGTGTGATTTCCTTTTTTATTGCTTTCTGTGCAGTACTCGGATATGCAGGAAATAATAACATTAGGGTAATTAATGTAAAGGTTGTTGCCGATGAAGAATTCAGGGCAAGTGATGAGTGGGTAGATGTGATAGTGGAGAGTTTTAAAAGAACATCTGCTTTTTATGAAGAACAATTTGGTATTAAGTTTAATTTGAAACTGATTGGTGAGTGGATTTCGGATAATAATTCCTTTAATATTCAGTCTCTTCTAGAAGAGCTAAGTAATAATGTTGGAAAGGATGGTAGCGAATTAGTTGTTGGTTTTACTAGACAAGTTTCAAAGTCTCTTAAATGTGTTTTCAGTCGTCCAGCGTTAGGGATTGCACTGCCGTTTAATGATTATGTCATTGTAAGAGCAGACAGAAAGAAAGGCTTTGATTATCACATAATGTCGTTAATATTAACCCACGAGTTGGGCCATGCTTTTGGGGCGTTGCACGTCCGTGACTCTACTTCTGTTATGAATATATCGGTTAACAATCATACTGTTTTCCGGTTTGATGATAGAAACAGCAAGCTAATCAGATTGACAAAGTTTGTAGATTTTAATAAAGGTGTTACTTCATTAAAAAAGAGCTGTCTTGAACAAATAATTGGTTTATATAGAGATGGCTTCGAAGTCGATTATGAGAACGCGACCAGACACCTGCTGATTGGTTCTATATTCAGTGAACAGGGAATGATAGATGAAGCTATTTTGGAATATAAGGAGGCTGTTAAAATAGACCGGAAAGACCCGGAATCACTTACGCGCCTTGGTGTTGCATATGCAGGCAAGGGGTTATTGGATGACGCAATAAAGGTGTTAAGTAAGGCCGTCAGGCTTGATTCGATTAATGGAGCGGCCCATGTTAACCTTGGTATGGTGCTTGTCAGAAAGGGTAAACAGGAAGAGGCGATAGACCATTTGAGGAAAGCTATAGAAATCAATAGTATTAATCCTGAAGCTCATTGCATTTTAGGTGGTATATATATCCAAAAAGGATTATTCGATAAGGCTATTTTTGAGTGTAAGAAGGCTTTGGATTATAACCATATCTATTCTGATGCCTATTATAATCTGGGTATTGCTTATCACAGTAAATTGATGTATGATGAAGCTATAACTGCATATAAGAAAGCAATTGAGATAGAATATAAAAACACTATGGCGAGAAATAATCTAGGTTTGGCTTATTATGAACAGGGAATGTTAGAAGAGGCAGAATCTGAATATATTAAATTATTGAGGGTTGATCCCGGAAATCAAATGGCGCTTAATAATTATCAGGCAGTATTATTTGCAAAGAAGGAGGGGTTATAATGAGAAAATCTCTAACAAGGTTAAAATGGCAAACAATTTGCGGGCTTATGATTGTTTGTTTGTTGTTTTCTTACTGTAGCTGTATTTTCGCTCAGACAGTCTATAACATGTCTCAACATTCACAATCTACTCAAGGTGTTCCGGGTGGAGTTGGATACAATAGCAACTCATTACTGGGACAGGATTATTTGATTGGGCCCGGAGATGTGCTTGACATAAAAATATTTGATTCGGAGGATTTAAACAGAACGGTACGTGTTGGGGGGGATGGTTATATATCATTACCGTTGATAGGCAGTATAATCGCCGGTGGCTTGAACGTTTCTGAGCTGGAGTTTAACATGGCCTATGAATATTCAAAGAAATATTTGCAGAATCCCCAGATTTCGGTATACGTCCAGGAGTTTCACAGTAAAAGGGTGGCAGTACTGGGTGAAGTGAAAAACCCGCAATTGCTGGAAATGACAAGAAACAGTAGTAATCTTCTGGAGATGATAAGTTTGTGTGGTGGTGTTACTAAAGATGCCGGAGATTTGATTTATATAATACGCCATACAGAACAGTATGACGCTTCTGGCAGGAGTGATGATACCCATGCGGTTCATTATAGTAACACAGATGATAGAAGTTATGGAAGAGTAACTGAGGATGTCCATGGGTCCAATGGTAGTTGGGATGAAGAAGACTATTTACAGGCCAGGGATGAGGTAATTACTGTAAATATCTCAGAACTGGTTAAATATCAGAATCCTCTTTCAAACGTGGATATTCTGCCTGGTGATATGATAAGCGTTCCTCCTGCATCTTTCTATTTTGTATTTGGGGAAGTGGACAAACCAGGCGCTTTTCAGTTAAAAACGAATATGACTGCATTACAGGCTTTATCACAGGCTGGCAGTTTCTCAAGTGTTGCAAAAAATAAAATCAAATTGATAAGAGAAGATCTTGAGAATAGAGAGAAAATTATTACTACTTTAGATGTTAGGCGATTAGCAAAAGGTGAGGATGAAGATGTTAGAATTATTGGTGGAGATGTTCTTCTTGTCGGTAAGAGTAGTTTTAAAGAGGTGCGTAATCAATTATTGGCCTTCTCAAACTCTGCCGTTACGGCCTTTACAACTGCCTATGCATACGACAGTTTCCGAGATTGATATTATAGGAAACTACCACTTATTGCGAGTTCCTGACATGTCCGTTTGAATGACAGTAGGTCTGTCGAGTTTAGGGGGATATTGTTGTGTCTTTGTGTGAGCCGAATTTATTATTTGATGTTCAATATGTGTTGTTTATTTATTTAGATAGGTGTTCATTCACTTTATCCAGGCAACAAATAATTAATTACTTTTTGAATTATGTTTAGCAGAACCAGGAAACAAGCAACCATAGAGAGCTAAATCCTATGAATAACGATTCATTTCTAAATCAAACCCAAGACCCTTCTAATTATTATAGCGGCAAGACTTCCTCTCTTGATGAGATACATCTCAGGGATTACTTTCGCGTGGTTATGCACCGTAAATGGGTAATTGTTGCCATTTTTACAATTACAGTGCTGTTGGTTACGCTCTATACGTTTAAACAGAAACCTATATTTCAGGCAGTTACAACTATCAGGATATTTAAAGAAGCGCCAAAGGTACTCTCCTTCGAAGAGGTGATGAGTACAGAAGGAGGACGGACTGATTTCTACAAAACTGAATGTGAGGTATTAAAAAGCCTTACACTTGCCAAGAGGGTGGTTGACAGTTTAAGGCTTGACTTGGATCCGGAGTTCATAGGCAATAGCAAAGCTTTAGATGGAAGTGTTAATAAATCAGTTAGTATGGACAGACTGGCAAGACAACTTTTGGGGAGGACAGAAATATTGTCTGTCAGAAATAGTCAATTGGTGAAGATTAAAGTTAGCACAGGATATCCTGAACTATGTAAGAAAATTGCTGATACTATAGCAGATGAGTACATTAAAAAGAACCTTGAAGACAAAGTTCTGACTACTTCGGGCGCAACAGATGAGATAGTTGAACAATTGAAAGAGATTAAGATAAAGATCGAAGATTCAGAGAAAAAATTGTATAAATATGCACGTGAGAATGATATCGTTGCCATGGATGCAAGCCAAAGTATAATTTTGAAAGAACTGACTACAATCTCAGATGAATTGACAAGGGCGGAGGCAGAACGTATTGGCAAAGAGATCAGGTTTCTGGCAGTACAGAATAGTGACGACCTTTCTTCTTTACCGGGGATAGCAGATAATAAATTAATTAATGAATTGAAGTTGGAATATACGAGGCTTAATGCAAAGTATGCCAGTGAGCTTGGCAGAGTCAAGGAAGATCACCCGCTGGTGCAGAGGCTTAAGACTGAAAAAAGTCTTATCGAACAGGAGATAAAGGATGAACAGGGGTGGCTGGGGAAGGCAATTAAGGCAGAGTATCAGGAGGCTGTTGGTAAAGAAAAAGGTCTTCGGCAGCACCTGGAGGAGCTTAAAAGGGAAAACAATCGATTGGAAGGGAAATCAATCAGTTACAAGGTGCTGAAACGTGAGGTGGATGCAAATACACAGCTATACGAAGGGCTGCTTCAAAGGATGAAGCAGGCAACCGTATCGTCACAAATAAAGACTACAAATGTTCAAATAGTTGATAGGGCGGCATTGCCTACCAGACCTGTTAAACCAAAAAAAAGGTTAAATGTGTTCCTCTCTATGGTTGTAGGGTTGGTAATGGGAACAGGTATTGCCTTCTTTTTAGAATACCTTGATAATACAATTAAAAGCGCAGATGATGTTGAGAAACATCTTAATGCTACAGTACTAGGTGTATTAGAGAAGGTAGAAGTGGAGAGGGATGAGGTGGAGAACTTTGATACCATTTTGCACGAATTACCCAAGTCAACATTTGCGGAAGCAGTGCGTAATGTAAGGACCGGTATCATGCTGTCATCTGCAGATAATCCCAAGAGGATAATGCTGGTTACAAGCACGACTCCCAGTGAGGGAAAAACATTTGTAGCGAGTAACCTTGCTATTGTAATAGCTAAGACCGGCAAGAAAACATTGATTGTGGATTGTGACTTTCGTAAGCCCAGGGTGCATAAAGCCTTTAATATTCAGATGATGCCTGGTTTAACTAATCATATTCTTGGAGATAATGATTTGGATTCAATCATTAAACATACGGCCATTCCTAACATCAGTGTTATTACATGCGGCCTTATTCCGCCAAACCCTTCGGAGATGTTGGGGTCTCACAGTATGGAAAAATTTTGTAAGGAGATAATGGATAGGTTTGATACTGTAATACTTGATACACCTCCTGCTATGGCAGTTACTGATACAATTGTTCTCTCTAACATGGTTGACGGAATAATTTACGTAATCAAATCAGGTAAGATATCAAAAGAATCTGCCAGAAGGTCTCTCCATCAATTTGCAGGTAAAAAGGCTGAAGTGTTGGGTGTAGTTATAAATAGTGTAGATGCTGCCAGGGGCGACTTTTATGGGTATGGGTATGGGTATGGGTATGGTGTGGAGGAAAAGGGGAAAAAGGGAATAATAGAGAGAATGAAGTGGACGAAGGGAAAAGAAAAGGTAGAAAATACCTGAAATCGAATTCGTATTTAATATGATTTTAATTTTGTTTCTTGTTTGATGTATGTGCTGGTAGTTTCAAGTCGTAAGGATTGACCTTTGGCAGATGTAAGTCATATGACAGCGTAGCCGTAATTTTGTTTCACATCAACTTTAACTGACCGTGAACGAATAACTAATGTTAACAAGATTTCCTTTAATTGCCGATAGAGTCATAGAGTGGGGTATTATCTTTCTTTTAGTATTTACACCACTTGCGTTACCAACAAGGTATGGTCTTCTGCACCTTTGGGTCTACACGATAATAGAGATAACAATATTCGTTTTAGTAATAATATGGTTACTTAAGCGGATTATAATTGCGATAAATGCAAACTCTGATCTCCGAATTCCAAACTCTATAATTATCAATCGCTTCGGTTTTGTAAAAACTCCTCTGAATATTCCAATTATATTGTTTGTTGGTCTTATTATACTTCAGCTTATACCGCTTCCGCCGGGTGCTCTCAAACTGCTAAGTGCCAATACGTATTATCTATATCAAAACAGCAACCCGTTACCGGCAACCCGCAACCAGAACTTAGAAATTTCACCTACAAAATTACCAATCTCCAATGAGCAACCTGACATCCAAACTCAGCGGTCTGAAATCAGTGATTGGTTGCCAATCACTATCTATCACTACGCTACTAAATCAGAGTTTATCATGATCCTTGCATATATAGGCATGTTTTTCCTTGTTACGAATACACCAGGTTTAAGAATAGATCGTTTTTTGCTTATTATTATGGGTGTAGGATTCTTTGTCTCTTTTCTGGGTATTTTACAGAAATTTGCTGGTGCTGATAAGATATACTGGTTATTAGATTCACCTGGTCCGAGCTTTTTTGGTTCTTTTATAAATCGTAACCATTTTGCCGGTTATATAATAATGGTAATACCACTCTCTTTGGGTTTGCTGATCTCCAGATTTGGGAGTATTACATTTCATAAGACTATGACATGGCGAGTAATTTTTACAGAATTTGAATCTCATATTCTTGGTAACGGTTTATTGGTATTCGCCATTATGATTATGGTTTCTGCTTTATTCCTTTCGCTGTCACGTGGAGGCATATTGTCATTTGCTGTTACAATAGTTGTGTTTGTGACCATTATCAGTCTCAGTAGAAAAACCAGGAGTATTATAAGTAAAGGACGCAAGGTAACGATCATTACGTTGTTTCTGGCTTTTATACTTCTTGTTTGGCTTGGTATTGGTCCTGTCATGGAAAGATTGTCTGATATTTCGTCACCTGACAGGAATCAAGTCTTTCAAGATACAATTGATATGACCAAAGATTTTCCTCTTCTTGGGTCTGGGCTTGGTACCTTTCAGCACCTTTTTCCGAAATATAAAACCCTGGAGAGGCAACAATTTTATGACCATGCACATAATGATTATGTCGAACTTTTATCAGATAGCGGTCTTATAGGGTTTATTTTAATAATAGGCAGTATTATCATATTTATCAGGAAGATATTGGTTAGATGGTGGGAAAGGGGAGACTCTTTTGCTAAAGGTGTTACACTCGGAGGATTTTGCGGGATTATTGCGATCCTTTGCCACAGTGTTACGGATTTTAATCTGCATATTCCGGCCAATGCTCTTTTCCTCTCTTTTCTTCTTGGCCTTACATGGAACGCTGTCAATCGGGAAAGTAGTTATAATGAGAATTAGTAATTAATAGTCTCCTGATCTCCTTATAGACATTTCTTTTACTGTTGTTTATGATAATTTTAAGATGCTTAGGACAAAATCAATACTCAGGCCAGAGATATTTCTCACTTTCTTTCTTATTGTTCTTACAATATTAGTGTCTGTCTTTGTTGTTAAAAATTTTGCTGGCAATCTATACTATCATAAATGGGAAGGTTTGCCTCAGAGAGATGAGGATAGTATTGCCATTCTGGAAGACAAAACGGCAAAGTTTATTCCATCTAAATCAGATACTTTTTATCAACTGGGGAAATATTATCACAATAAAGC
This DNA window, taken from Candidatus Scalindua japonica, encodes the following:
- a CDS encoding carboxypeptidase-like regulatory domain-containing protein codes for the protein MLGKSYVFRLVIMCAVGMLPILGYAGNTFAASVGVIRGEVTGQRTNASMGNVDVQVTDLNGKLVKSVRSQKDGTFAVSQLPVGEYRVIAGNAPAKKVQVAMAPPVTQVDFQVPEKGYTAFGGMGAGLVAVVGLSVAAAVAGIVIAVNAQDDADDNSDDLDDLRQQLASP
- a CDS encoding GumC family protein, encoding MNNDSFLNQTQDPSNYYSGKTSSLDEIHLRDYFRVVMHRKWVIVAIFTITVLLVTLYTFKQKPIFQAVTTIRIFKEAPKVLSFEEVMSTEGGRTDFYKTECEVLKSLTLAKRVVDSLRLDLDPEFIGNSKALDGSVNKSVSMDRLARQLLGRTEILSVRNSQLVKIKVSTGYPELCKKIADTIADEYIKKNLEDKVLTTSGATDEIVEQLKEIKIKIEDSEKKLYKYARENDIVAMDASQSIILKELTTISDELTRAEAERIGKEIRFLAVQNSDDLSSLPGIADNKLINELKLEYTRLNAKYASELGRVKEDHPLVQRLKTEKSLIEQEIKDEQGWLGKAIKAEYQEAVGKEKGLRQHLEELKRENNRLEGKSISYKVLKREVDANTQLYEGLLQRMKQATVSSQIKTTNVQIVDRAALPTRPVKPKKRLNVFLSMVVGLVMGTGIAFFLEYLDNTIKSADDVEKHLNATVLGVLEKVEVERDEVENFDTILHELPKSTFAEAVRNVRTGIMLSSADNPKRIMLVTSTTPSEGKTFVASNLAIVIAKTGKKTLIVDCDFRKPRVHKAFNIQMMPGLTNHILGDNDLDSIIKHTAIPNISVITCGLIPPNPSEMLGSHSMEKFCKEIMDRFDTVILDTPPAMAVTDTIVLSNMVDGIIYVIKSGKISKESARRSLHQFAGKKAEVLGVVINSVDAARGDFYGYGYGYGYGVEEKGKKGIIERMKWTKGKEKVENT
- a CDS encoding O-antigen ligase family protein; protein product: MLTRFPLIADRVIEWGIIFLLVFTPLALPTRYGLLHLWVYTIIEITIFVLVIIWLLKRIIIAINANSDLRIPNSIIINRFGFVKTPLNIPIILFVGLIILQLIPLPPGALKLLSANTYYLYQNSNPLPATRNQNLEISPTKLPISNEQPDIQTQRSEISDWLPITIYHYATKSEFIMILAYIGMFFLVTNTPGLRIDRFLLIIMGVGFFVSFLGILQKFAGADKIYWLLDSPGPSFFGSFINRNHFAGYIIMVIPLSLGLLISRFGSITFHKTMTWRVIFTEFESHILGNGLLVFAIMIMVSALFLSLSRGGILSFAVTIVVFVTIISLSRKTRSIISKGRKVTIITLFLAFILLVWLGIGPVMERLSDISSPDRNQVFQDTIDMTKDFPLLGSGLGTFQHLFPKYKTLERQQFYDHAHNDYVELLSDSGLIGFILIIGSIIIFIRKILVRWWERGDSFAKGVTLGGFCGIIAILCHSVTDFNLHIPANALFLSFLLGLTWNAVNRESSYNEN
- a CDS encoding polysaccharide biosynthesis/export family protein; the encoded protein is MRKSLTRLKWQTICGLMIVCLLFSYCSCIFAQTVYNMSQHSQSTQGVPGGVGYNSNSLLGQDYLIGPGDVLDIKIFDSEDLNRTVRVGGDGYISLPLIGSIIAGGLNVSELEFNMAYEYSKKYLQNPQISVYVQEFHSKRVAVLGEVKNPQLLEMTRNSSNLLEMISLCGGVTKDAGDLIYIIRHTEQYDASGRSDDTHAVHYSNTDDRSYGRVTEDVHGSNGSWDEEDYLQARDEVITVNISELVKYQNPLSNVDILPGDMISVPPASFYFVFGEVDKPGAFQLKTNMTALQALSQAGSFSSVAKNKIKLIREDLENREKIITTLDVRRLAKGEDEDVRIIGGDVLLVGKSSFKEVRNQLLAFSNSAVTAFTTAYAYDSFRD
- a CDS encoding tetratricopeptide repeat protein, with amino-acid sequence MTYKTYRQVSGHLKSFSLIKTIRNSFLVLITIVSVISFFIAFCAVLGYAGNNNIRVINVKVVADEEFRASDEWVDVIVESFKRTSAFYEEQFGIKFNLKLIGEWISDNNSFNIQSLLEELSNNVGKDGSELVVGFTRQVSKSLKCVFSRPALGIALPFNDYVIVRADRKKGFDYHIMSLILTHELGHAFGALHVRDSTSVMNISVNNHTVFRFDDRNSKLIRLTKFVDFNKGVTSLKKSCLEQIIGLYRDGFEVDYENATRHLLIGSIFSEQGMIDEAILEYKEAVKIDRKDPESLTRLGVAYAGKGLLDDAIKVLSKAVRLDSINGAAHVNLGMVLVRKGKQEEAIDHLRKAIEINSINPEAHCILGGIYIQKGLFDKAIFECKKALDYNHIYSDAYYNLGIAYHSKLMYDEAITAYKKAIEIEYKNTMARNNLGLAYYEQGMLEEAESEYIKLLRVDPGNQMALNNYQAVLFAKKEGL